In one Mycobacterium sp. NBC_00419 genomic region, the following are encoded:
- a CDS encoding enoyl-CoA hydratase/isomerase family protein: MADEALFEVADHIAQITLNRPAHGNSLTPALMGWFRQTWRRIEEDPDIRCVVITAAGERHFCTGADLSGVNERGSVGVGLGRADQELMLTSRQNRVWKPTVCAVNGTVTGAGLHFVVDSDIVVASTKAVFLDSHVNVGMVGGVENIGLAKRLPLGTALRMTLQGRNFRLSAERAYALGLVDELTEPGDLLTTARQIAADIAANSPHAVSLSQQAIWSSLEMPYTQAIEYGYGLVKTHWQHPDFQEGVRAFAEKRPPEWCGS, encoded by the coding sequence ATGGCAGACGAAGCACTGTTCGAGGTTGCCGATCACATCGCGCAGATCACCCTGAACCGCCCCGCCCACGGTAACTCGCTGACCCCAGCGCTCATGGGGTGGTTCCGCCAGACCTGGCGGCGCATCGAGGAGGATCCCGATATCCGGTGCGTGGTGATCACCGCCGCCGGCGAGCGCCACTTCTGCACGGGGGCTGACCTTTCCGGCGTCAACGAGCGCGGCTCGGTGGGGGTGGGCCTAGGCCGGGCCGACCAGGAACTGATGCTGACCTCCCGCCAGAACCGGGTCTGGAAACCCACAGTCTGCGCGGTCAACGGCACGGTCACCGGGGCCGGCCTGCACTTCGTGGTGGACTCCGACATCGTCGTCGCCTCCACCAAGGCGGTGTTTCTCGACAGCCATGTCAATGTCGGCATGGTCGGCGGGGTGGAGAACATTGGTCTGGCCAAGCGGCTCCCGTTGGGCACTGCGCTGCGAATGACATTGCAGGGACGCAATTTCCGGCTGTCGGCTGAGCGGGCGTACGCCTTGGGTCTGGTGGACGAGCTGACCGAACCAGGAGACCTGCTGACCACCGCGCGGCAGATCGCCGCCGATATCGCCGCGAACTCGCCGCACGCCGTCTCACTGTCACAGCAGGCGATCTGGAGTTCACTGGAGATGCCGTACACCCAGGCCATCGAATACGGCTACGGACTGGTGAAGACACACTGGCAGCATCCCGACTTCCAGGAGGGTGTCCGCGCCTTCGCCGAGAAGCGCCCACCCGAGTGGTGCGGCAGCTGA
- a CDS encoding aldehyde dehydrogenase family protein, with translation MTITLPEHLPSPRLIIGSEEPTSASGGEYEHHYPPTGEVQAAVPLAGPAEVDAAVAAARAAFPAWRDLDLNRRRDILLEIARQLTADQTRLAAIATHEIGMPNMMAGVGAVLAADWFTYYAGWIGKSGGEVIPVPAGDALDYVRDEPLGVIGAIIPWNGPLVSIGMKIAPALAAGNCVVLKPPENAPFTALRFAEIAAAAGLPPGVLNVIAGTGEAGSALCSHPDIDKITFTGGGETARKVLTAAAQALTPVILELGGKSANIVFPDANLDNAAMMAVTGSLMMLSGQGCMLPTRLLVHNDVYDEVVARVVAGAQSLSVGDPWEPTTMMGPLATAAQFGRVGGAVDRAVTDKSGTLLTGGAAPNGLGGGYYYQPTVFGDVDPASDLAQKEIFGPVLSVLRFGTDDEALELANNTHYGLAAYVHTRDLRRAHVLSAALDAGGVAVNGFPVVPPGAPFGGTRQSGFGREGGIWGLREFQRTKNVYIGLG, from the coding sequence GTGACGATCACCCTGCCAGAACACCTGCCATCCCCGCGGCTCATCATCGGTTCGGAGGAGCCGACCTCAGCCAGCGGCGGCGAGTACGAGCACCACTACCCGCCGACCGGAGAGGTGCAGGCCGCCGTTCCGCTGGCCGGTCCCGCCGAAGTCGACGCCGCGGTCGCCGCGGCACGAGCCGCCTTCCCCGCCTGGCGCGACCTCGACCTCAACCGCCGCCGCGACATCCTTCTCGAGATCGCACGCCAGCTGACGGCCGACCAGACCCGGCTGGCGGCCATCGCCACCCACGAGATCGGGATGCCCAACATGATGGCCGGGGTGGGTGCGGTCCTCGCCGCGGACTGGTTCACCTACTACGCCGGGTGGATCGGCAAGTCAGGCGGCGAGGTCATTCCGGTCCCGGCCGGAGACGCGCTGGACTACGTCCGCGACGAGCCACTCGGCGTGATCGGCGCGATCATCCCGTGGAACGGTCCGCTCGTCTCGATCGGGATGAAGATCGCACCGGCGTTGGCCGCCGGTAACTGCGTCGTGCTCAAGCCGCCGGAGAACGCACCGTTCACCGCGCTGCGTTTCGCCGAAATCGCCGCGGCTGCAGGGCTTCCGCCAGGAGTGCTCAATGTCATCGCCGGCACCGGCGAGGCGGGCTCCGCGCTGTGTTCGCACCCGGACATCGACAAGATCACCTTCACCGGTGGCGGCGAGACCGCACGCAAGGTGCTGACCGCGGCGGCCCAGGCGCTGACGCCGGTGATCCTGGAGCTCGGCGGCAAGTCCGCCAACATCGTGTTCCCGGACGCCAATCTCGACAACGCCGCGATGATGGCGGTGACCGGAAGCCTGATGATGCTGTCCGGCCAGGGCTGCATGCTGCCGACACGGCTGTTGGTGCACAACGATGTCTACGACGAGGTGGTGGCGCGGGTGGTGGCCGGCGCTCAGTCGCTCAGCGTCGGGGATCCCTGGGAGCCGACCACCATGATGGGGCCGCTGGCGACCGCTGCCCAGTTCGGCCGGGTCGGTGGCGCCGTGGACCGTGCCGTCACCGACAAGTCCGGCACGCTGCTCACCGGCGGCGCCGCGCCCAACGGGCTGGGCGGCGGCTACTACTACCAGCCGACGGTGTTCGGCGATGTCGACCCGGCCAGCGATCTGGCCCAGAAGGAGATCTTCGGCCCGGTGCTCAGCGTGCTGCGGTTCGGCACCGACGACGAAGCGTTGGAACTCGCCAACAACACGCACTACGGCCTGGCGGCCTACGTGCACACCCGCGATCTTCGCCGGGCGCATGTGCTTTCGGCCGCCCTGGACGCCGGCGGCGTAGCGGTCAACGGATTTCCCGTCGTCCCGCCGGGCGCGCCGTTCGGTGGCACCCGGCAGAGCGGTTTCGGCCGCGAGGGTGGCATCTGGGGGCTACGCGAATTCCAGCGCACCAAGAACGTCTACATCGGACTCGGATAG
- a CDS encoding NAD(P)H-dependent flavin oxidoreductase, producing MALDDTVRRKLTLPAICAPMFLVSGPELVTAACTAGLIGALPRQNARTIEQFEEWLREIRSALDAHADANPGARIGPLAVNLATRFDDDDLAAHLALCERYGAEIIISAQGNPAALARRVHDWGGVIYHDVTTVRFAEKAIEAGVDGLNCIGAGGGGHSGTISHLVLIPKIRSIFDGVIVMAGAVSTGAAIRAAEILGADLSYLGTRFIATQESRAADEYKAMLLRGSSAELMYTPDIAGVAANWMVESMVAVGLDPADLPKPEVGKLSHAHLPSGVKPWKNLWSAGQGIDLIEDIPSVGELVTRLRREYVAACEIPDMADAARLVDQALA from the coding sequence GTGGCACTCGACGACACCGTCCGCAGAAAGCTGACCCTTCCCGCCATCTGCGCCCCGATGTTTCTGGTGTCCGGTCCGGAACTGGTGACCGCGGCCTGCACGGCAGGTCTGATCGGTGCACTACCCCGCCAGAACGCGCGCACCATCGAACAGTTCGAGGAATGGCTGCGCGAGATCCGTTCGGCGCTGGACGCCCACGCCGACGCCAATCCGGGTGCGCGGATCGGGCCGTTGGCGGTGAACCTGGCCACCCGCTTCGACGATGACGACCTTGCCGCACACCTGGCTCTGTGTGAGCGCTACGGCGCCGAGATCATCATCTCGGCACAAGGTAATCCCGCTGCGCTCGCCCGCCGGGTGCACGACTGGGGTGGCGTGATCTACCACGATGTCACCACTGTGAGGTTCGCCGAGAAGGCGATCGAGGCCGGTGTCGACGGACTGAACTGCATCGGTGCCGGAGGAGGCGGGCATTCCGGCACGATCAGTCATCTGGTGTTGATTCCGAAGATTCGCAGCATCTTCGATGGCGTGATCGTGATGGCAGGTGCCGTCAGCACCGGTGCGGCGATCCGTGCCGCCGAAATCCTCGGCGCCGATTTGTCCTATCTGGGAACACGTTTCATCGCCACCCAGGAATCCCGTGCGGCCGACGAGTACAAGGCCATGCTGCTGCGGGGATCCTCCGCAGAGCTGATGTACACCCCGGACATCGCCGGTGTCGCCGCCAACTGGATGGTGGAGTCCATGGTGGCGGTCGGGCTCGACCCCGCCGACCTGCCGAAGCCGGAGGTGGGCAAGCTCAGCCACGCGCACCTGCCCAGTGGAGTGAAGCCGTGGAAGAACCTGTGGTCGGCGGGGCAGGGCATCGACCTCATCGAGGACATCCCCTCGGTCGGCGAACTCGTCACCCGGTTGCGTCGAGAGTATGTGGCGGCCTGCGAAATCCCGGATATGGCCGACGCCGCCCGGCTGGTTGACCAGGCGCTGGCGTAG
- a CDS encoding CaiB/BaiF CoA transferase family protein: MSGPLDGIRVIDCTRGLAGPRATGMLADYGAEVWWVEPLGGDPLRDVLATEYAVFNRGKKSVELDLKNEADRARLFAMLGSADLFVTSWRPGVAERLGVDWARIHDAVPSLVYTSITGFGEDGTLADVPGHEAVVQSYVGVTAEQVGLRPAPIYEGVPFASIGAANLAVIGSLAALYRRDADHRGRLVQTSLVDGALSYMGMMWGDADNAGAAPQIVPGTIRLVSRSFRCADDEYVGVHTGAVGAFGRLIRELGLADRLQVSTDGSDMGIPLNEDERKILLEDVPAIFETQPRDVWVKRLIDADVAVIPELHPGEIFDQPQVRHNGMVVTVEDPRFGTVEQVAPAIRFGGLDHRPESGAPTVGAHDGQWAAAPSDGTGEAAADTGDQYLLEGLRILDAGAYYAGPFSSRLLADLGADVIKLETTLGDQLRGIQRPFRAASAGKRAISLNLKDSELHPARDELVKWADVLLHNMRPGAADRVGLGYEQVRDLNPDAVYLYAPGWGSSGPDKLRQSFAPLMSGYVGLGYEVAGQYNPPMWPIGNEDPGNGLTGAIGILAALLYRNRGGRGCYVENPQLNAAMTHAAHIIRQGDGTVLGAQRLDPLQTGIGPLDRLYETRDGWVCVVALSDSEISRLESVLGVTILDDPRFASHDARMENRYELEELVSDVLIQRDSADWVDALRSAGVAAIVPKAQNNNQGFHRDPVNQAIGRVAEVPAADGSMVRESAVMVRVSDARPAPHRLAPALGQHTDEVLLDHGYSAEKIAELRARGSIR, encoded by the coding sequence GTGAGCGGTCCGCTCGACGGAATCAGGGTGATCGACTGCACCCGAGGGCTGGCCGGCCCGCGGGCCACCGGGATGCTCGCCGACTACGGTGCTGAGGTCTGGTGGGTGGAGCCCCTCGGCGGCGACCCGCTGCGCGACGTGCTGGCAACGGAGTACGCAGTCTTCAACCGTGGCAAGAAGAGCGTCGAGCTCGACCTCAAGAACGAGGCCGACCGTGCCCGGCTCTTCGCCATGCTGGGGTCGGCGGATCTCTTCGTCACCAGCTGGCGACCGGGGGTGGCCGAGCGGCTCGGCGTCGACTGGGCTCGTATCCACGACGCGGTTCCGAGCCTGGTGTACACCTCGATCACCGGATTCGGTGAGGACGGCACCCTCGCGGACGTGCCCGGGCATGAGGCAGTGGTGCAGTCCTACGTGGGCGTCACCGCCGAACAGGTCGGCCTGCGGCCCGCGCCGATCTACGAAGGTGTGCCGTTCGCCAGTATCGGTGCGGCCAACCTGGCAGTGATCGGCTCGCTGGCGGCGCTGTATCGGCGCGACGCCGACCACCGTGGCCGGCTGGTCCAGACCTCACTTGTCGACGGTGCTCTCAGCTACATGGGCATGATGTGGGGAGACGCCGACAACGCCGGCGCGGCGCCGCAGATCGTGCCCGGCACCATCAGGCTGGTGTCGAGATCCTTCCGGTGCGCCGACGACGAGTACGTGGGCGTGCACACCGGTGCGGTGGGGGCGTTCGGTCGGCTGATCCGTGAGCTCGGCCTCGCCGACCGGCTGCAAGTCTCCACGGACGGCTCGGACATGGGCATCCCCCTCAACGAAGACGAGCGCAAGATTCTCCTCGAAGATGTTCCGGCGATCTTCGAGACCCAGCCCAGGGATGTGTGGGTCAAACGGCTGATCGACGCCGACGTCGCGGTCATCCCCGAGCTGCATCCGGGGGAGATCTTCGACCAGCCTCAGGTGCGCCACAACGGCATGGTGGTGACTGTCGAGGACCCGCGGTTCGGCACGGTGGAGCAGGTGGCGCCCGCCATCCGGTTCGGCGGACTCGACCACCGTCCGGAATCGGGTGCGCCGACAGTGGGCGCGCACGACGGTCAGTGGGCGGCGGCGCCCTCGGACGGCACGGGAGAAGCGGCAGCGGACACCGGCGACCAGTACCTGCTGGAGGGGCTGCGAATCCTCGACGCCGGTGCCTACTACGCGGGCCCGTTCAGCTCGCGGCTGCTCGCCGATCTCGGCGCCGACGTGATCAAGCTGGAAACCACGCTGGGCGACCAGCTTCGCGGAATCCAACGCCCGTTCCGGGCGGCCTCGGCCGGTAAGCGTGCAATCTCGTTGAACCTCAAGGATTCCGAGCTGCACCCGGCGCGTGACGAGCTCGTCAAGTGGGCCGATGTGCTGCTGCACAACATGCGCCCGGGTGCCGCGGACCGCGTCGGTCTCGGCTACGAGCAGGTGCGTGACCTCAATCCGGACGCCGTGTACCTGTACGCCCCGGGATGGGGTTCCTCCGGCCCCGACAAGCTTCGGCAGTCGTTCGCGCCGTTGATGTCCGGCTACGTCGGGCTCGGTTACGAGGTTGCCGGACAGTACAACCCGCCGATGTGGCCCATCGGCAACGAGGACCCGGGCAACGGCCTGACCGGAGCCATCGGAATCCTGGCCGCCCTGCTGTACCGAAACCGCGGTGGCCGCGGCTGCTATGTGGAGAACCCGCAGCTGAACGCGGCGATGACCCATGCCGCACACATCATCCGCCAGGGCGACGGCACCGTCCTCGGCGCGCAGCGGCTCGATCCACTGCAGACCGGCATCGGCCCGCTGGACCGGCTCTACGAGACCCGGGACGGCTGGGTGTGCGTGGTGGCGCTCAGCGATTCCGAGATCAGCAGGCTCGAGTCGGTCCTGGGTGTCACGATCCTCGACGACCCCCGGTTCGCCAGCCATGACGCGCGCATGGAGAACCGCTACGAACTCGAAGAACTGGTCTCCGACGTACTGATCCAGCGGGACAGTGCGGACTGGGTCGACGCGCTGCGCTCAGCGGGCGTGGCCGCCATTGTTCCCAAGGCGCAGAACAACAATCAGGGCTTCCACCGCGATCCGGTCAACCAGGCCATCGGTCGCGTCGCCGAGGTGCCCGCCGCCGACGGCAGCATGGTGCGCGAGTCGGCCGTCATGGTGCGGGTCAGCGATGCCAGGCCGGCGCCGCATCGCCTTGCACCTGCACTCGGACAACACACCGACGAGGTGTTGCTCGACCACGGCTACAGCGCCGAGAAGATCGCCGAATTGAGGGCCCGCGGCTCGATCAGGTAG
- a CDS encoding SDR family NAD(P)-dependent oxidoreductase encodes MGQLDGAVAVITGAGTGLGAATAALFAAEGAAVTVVGRRADKLEHVARSIESAGGRALVVAGDVARPDTADRAAAESIREFGGIDILVNNAGIHATPYPLHETPLDEWQAFLDIDLTGPFLFSKAVLPSMMERGGGAVLNIGSMVALVGFKGSSAYAAAKGGLVSLTRTTAVDYAQYGIRANCVCPGGMAPVEYGNLTDEQLALLHQAVALAGGPLINRVAHVDEVAQLLLTLAGPNGRSLTGAVIPFDGGFTAK; translated from the coding sequence ATGGGACAGCTCGACGGTGCAGTAGCGGTCATCACCGGTGCGGGAACGGGATTGGGTGCCGCGACGGCCGCCTTGTTCGCAGCCGAGGGCGCGGCGGTCACCGTGGTGGGCCGTCGTGCCGACAAGCTCGAACACGTGGCGCGCTCCATCGAGTCCGCGGGTGGACGTGCCCTGGTGGTGGCCGGCGACGTGGCCCGACCCGACACGGCCGACCGTGCCGCGGCGGAATCGATCCGGGAGTTCGGCGGTATCGACATCCTGGTGAACAATGCCGGGATTCACGCCACCCCATACCCTCTGCACGAGACGCCGCTCGACGAGTGGCAGGCCTTCCTCGACATCGACCTCACCGGACCGTTCCTGTTCAGCAAGGCGGTGCTGCCATCCATGATGGAGCGTGGCGGTGGTGCGGTCCTCAACATCGGATCGATGGTGGCGCTGGTCGGTTTCAAGGGCAGCAGCGCCTACGCCGCGGCCAAGGGTGGCCTGGTGTCGCTGACGCGCACCACTGCTGTCGACTACGCGCAGTATGGGATTCGGGCCAACTGCGTGTGCCCCGGCGGCATGGCGCCGGTGGAGTACGGCAACCTCACCGACGAGCAGCTCGCCCTGCTACACCAGGCTGTCGCCCTGGCGGGTGGCCCCCTGATCAACCGGGTGGCTCACGTCGACGAGGTCGCCCAGCTCCTGCTCACCCTGGCCGGACCCAACGGCAGATCACTGACCGGTGCGGTGATCCCGTTCGACGGCGGGTTCACCGCGAAATAG
- a CDS encoding mycofactocin-coupled SDR family oxidoreductase, protein MGRIQDKVVFITGAGAGQGRAHAVYLAKEGADIIALDVCRQVSDKINYPYASEADLDGTRKLVEDTGRRCLSVVADVRDTAAMKDAAAQAVGEFGRIDAVLANAGVNTFHPDGSLSIGEELFDLIVDTNLKGVWNTIQATAPHLIDAGGGSIIITSSAAGIRGQVPYAHYVASKHGVVGLMKAFANELAPHRIRVNTIHPTGVLTAMATDPNAFASAETYPMFLSGAANALPDLDSPADQPYSPVPVLAPEEISKTVLFLLSDDARYITGVQLPVDAGNVNKP, encoded by the coding sequence ATGGGCAGGATTCAGGACAAGGTCGTCTTCATCACCGGCGCCGGAGCCGGGCAGGGCCGCGCACATGCGGTATACCTCGCCAAAGAAGGTGCTGACATCATCGCATTGGACGTGTGCCGGCAAGTCAGCGACAAGATCAACTATCCCTATGCCAGCGAAGCCGACCTGGACGGAACCCGCAAACTGGTCGAGGACACCGGTCGGCGCTGCCTGTCCGTCGTGGCCGACGTCCGAGACACCGCGGCCATGAAAGATGCTGCGGCTCAGGCTGTTGGGGAGTTCGGTCGCATCGATGCCGTGCTGGCGAACGCCGGCGTCAACACCTTCCACCCGGACGGCTCACTGAGTATCGGCGAGGAACTGTTCGACCTCATCGTCGACACCAACCTCAAGGGCGTGTGGAACACCATCCAGGCGACCGCGCCGCACCTGATCGACGCAGGCGGCGGTTCGATCATCATCACGTCGTCGGCAGCCGGTATCCGCGGTCAGGTGCCGTACGCGCACTACGTGGCCAGTAAGCACGGCGTGGTCGGCTTGATGAAGGCCTTCGCGAACGAGCTCGCACCACACCGCATCCGGGTGAACACCATCCACCCCACCGGGGTGCTGACCGCCATGGCCACCGACCCCAACGCCTTCGCATCGGCCGAGACCTACCCGATGTTTCTCTCCGGTGCGGCCAACGCCCTGCCGGACCTGGATTCACCTGCCGACCAACCCTATTCACCGGTGCCGGTCCTCGCCCCGGAAGAGATCTCCAAGACGGTCCTGTTCCTGCTGTCCGACGACGCCCGCTACATCACCGGCGTCCAGTTGCCGGTCGATGCCGGCAATGTCAACAAGCCCTAA
- a CDS encoding TetR/AcrR family transcriptional regulator, producing MDPANSSRPQPESTTTAAERTDNERSRLLRAAMDVLQRNGWWGFKVESVLRQAGLSTRSFYRHFDKKSDLLLALLEYELGGAAVNLRRVTAAAATPSDKVRAYVAATMDMAYREDLVKPSSLFASHWREMLPEYPDAFDRCVAEMMAPLVEAIREGIANGEFTSEDPEADAVAVFYLVAGVTADQATLGGVTPREQLEHVVMPFIQRAIGLR from the coding sequence ATGGACCCCGCGAACAGTTCCCGACCGCAGCCGGAATCGACGACGACTGCGGCAGAGAGAACTGACAACGAACGCAGCCGGTTGCTACGCGCCGCGATGGACGTCCTGCAGCGCAATGGCTGGTGGGGATTCAAGGTCGAGAGCGTACTGCGCCAGGCCGGCCTGTCGACACGCAGTTTCTATCGGCATTTCGACAAGAAGAGCGACCTGCTGCTGGCGCTGCTGGAGTACGAGCTCGGCGGTGCTGCGGTCAATCTGCGGCGGGTGACTGCGGCGGCGGCGACGCCCTCGGACAAGGTCCGGGCATATGTCGCCGCGACCATGGACATGGCCTACCGGGAAGACCTCGTCAAGCCGTCGTCGCTGTTCGCCTCGCACTGGCGGGAGATGCTGCCGGAGTACCCCGACGCCTTCGACCGCTGTGTCGCCGAGATGATGGCGCCCCTCGTCGAGGCCATCCGGGAGGGTATCGCCAACGGTGAGTTCACCTCGGAGGATCCCGAGGCGGATGCCGTCGCGGTGTTCTATCTGGTGGCTGGGGTCACCGCCGACCAGGCAACCCTGGGCGGCGTGACGCCGCGGGAGCAACTCGAGCACGTCGTGATGCCGTTCATCCAGCGGGCGATCGGCCTGCGCTAG
- a CDS encoding class I adenylate-forming enzyme family protein has translation MVRQLTAVVPDILGLLDGEHGADIALEDAAHRVTYAQLGPSARAIAVALARRGVRRGDRVAVVATNSTASVELYLGCALLGAVWVGINPVAPQAEQHRQLDLVTPRLVLRSAELAGVLEDRSEPFDGAVPDRSAPVAIAFSSGTTGTPKAHVHSRAGVSLAAAALAGANLERGDRVGVILPMSIHNVMVVGAMATLFAGATCVAVERMNAGAVAAACRDRRLTMLSALVPATIYDLVHDDAIAADALSSLRLAGSGAAGLAEELRAAFERKFGVPVVGSYGMTEAPGAVCLEDPALPHAPGACGRPLPHVSVVACAADGRVLPPGCDGELVVRAADSGRWARLYRPSLGVWTADGPVLRDDESFLATGDFGSVDDDGTVQVSGRRSDVIVRGGVNINAAEVESILGQIPQVRDIAVVGRTDARLGQRIVAFVEPAQDVTLDADFLRGRAREMVSHGKVPDDFVIGPLPRNAMGKVVKGTLTAGAETSGKDTKWDSSTVQ, from the coding sequence GTGGTGCGGCAGCTGACCGCCGTGGTCCCCGACATCCTGGGCCTCCTCGATGGCGAACACGGGGCCGATATCGCGCTGGAGGATGCCGCCCACCGGGTGACCTACGCACAGCTGGGGCCCTCCGCGCGGGCCATCGCCGTTGCGCTCGCGCGCCGCGGTGTGCGCCGCGGCGACCGGGTGGCTGTGGTCGCCACCAACAGCACCGCCTCCGTTGAGTTGTATCTGGGATGCGCGCTGCTCGGCGCAGTCTGGGTAGGTATCAATCCTGTTGCGCCGCAGGCTGAACAGCACCGCCAGCTGGATCTTGTCACGCCACGGCTGGTGCTGCGATCCGCCGAGCTCGCCGGGGTGCTCGAGGACCGCTCGGAACCGTTCGACGGCGCGGTGCCTGACCGGTCGGCTCCGGTCGCGATCGCCTTCTCGAGCGGGACGACCGGCACTCCGAAGGCGCACGTGCACAGCCGCGCCGGGGTCTCGCTGGCCGCCGCGGCGCTGGCCGGTGCGAACCTCGAACGGGGCGACCGGGTCGGGGTGATCCTGCCGATGAGTATCCACAACGTGATGGTCGTCGGGGCGATGGCGACGTTGTTCGCCGGTGCCACCTGCGTGGCCGTCGAGCGGATGAATGCCGGGGCAGTTGCGGCGGCCTGCCGGGATCGGCGGCTCACCATGCTCAGCGCCCTGGTGCCGGCCACCATCTACGACCTGGTGCACGATGACGCGATCGCCGCGGACGCGTTGTCCTCGCTGCGGTTGGCCGGCAGTGGCGCGGCCGGGTTGGCCGAGGAATTGCGCGCAGCGTTCGAGCGCAAGTTCGGGGTGCCGGTGGTGGGTAGCTACGGGATGACCGAGGCGCCGGGCGCGGTGTGCCTGGAGGATCCGGCCCTGCCGCATGCGCCAGGTGCCTGCGGCCGCCCCCTGCCGCATGTCAGCGTGGTTGCGTGTGCCGCGGACGGCCGGGTGCTACCGCCGGGGTGCGACGGCGAACTGGTGGTGCGTGCCGCCGACTCGGGACGGTGGGCACGGCTCTACCGCCCCTCCCTCGGAGTGTGGACCGCCGACGGCCCGGTGCTTCGCGACGACGAGAGCTTCTTGGCGACTGGTGATTTCGGCTCCGTCGATGACGACGGCACGGTGCAGGTCAGTGGGCGCCGGAGTGACGTGATCGTCCGCGGCGGGGTGAACATCAATGCCGCCGAAGTGGAGAGCATCCTCGGTCAGATCCCGCAGGTGCGCGACATCGCCGTCGTCGGCCGGACCGATGCCCGGTTGGGACAACGCATCGTCGCATTCGTCGAACCGGCCCAGGATGTGACGCTGGACGCGGACTTCCTGCGCGGCCGTGCCCGCGAGATGGTGTCGCACGGCAAGGTGCCGGACGACTTCGTCATCGGTCCGCTGCCTCGAAACGCCATGGGCAAGGTGGTCAAGGGAACGCTGACAGCCGGTGCCGAGACCTCTGGGAAGGACACGAAATGGGACAGCTCGACGGTGCAGTAG
- a CDS encoding cytochrome P450, producing the protein MTTLDRRTDIEFDHHSEQYAQAYPEIYAELRTKCPVAHTSAHGGYWVVTRYEDVVAAAKDDATFASGHEVDGVKPLGVIIPPAPLPQYPIEMDPPEYTGYRKVLNPLFSPGVSKAWEPRVRRWVDVCLDQVIETGSFDLIGDLANPVPSLFTCEFVGLPIENWREYADVMHEIIYTPPAEQEDILRRYLEMMGGVWHYIDERRKGEPRDDMLGALLSADVDGEPLSDEMVFSIVNLIMAGGFDTTTAVTASALIYLADHPEQRQRLIDDPDLIPQACEEFLRYFTPQQGLARTVTKPVSIGGADIAPGERVLLSWASANRDETVFDRPDDVILDRFPNRHTTFGIGIHRCLGSHIARLELITMVSQVLERMPDYKVDHNRATQYPTIGIINGWVNAPATFTPGTRVTDESLPG; encoded by the coding sequence ATGACGACGCTCGATCGCCGTACTGATATCGAATTCGACCACCACTCAGAGCAATACGCACAGGCGTATCCCGAGATCTATGCCGAGCTGCGGACGAAGTGCCCGGTGGCACATACCTCGGCGCACGGCGGCTACTGGGTCGTCACCCGTTACGAGGATGTCGTCGCCGCAGCCAAGGACGACGCCACCTTCGCGTCCGGGCATGAGGTGGACGGTGTCAAACCGCTCGGGGTCATCATCCCGCCGGCGCCGCTGCCGCAGTATCCGATCGAGATGGACCCGCCCGAGTACACCGGCTACCGCAAGGTTCTCAACCCGCTGTTCTCCCCTGGGGTGAGCAAGGCGTGGGAGCCGCGTGTCCGCCGCTGGGTGGACGTCTGCCTGGACCAGGTCATCGAAACGGGTTCGTTCGACCTCATCGGCGACCTCGCCAACCCTGTCCCGTCGTTGTTCACCTGCGAGTTCGTCGGTCTGCCGATCGAGAACTGGCGGGAGTACGCCGACGTGATGCACGAGATCATCTACACGCCGCCTGCCGAGCAGGAGGACATTCTGCGCCGCTATCTGGAAATGATGGGCGGCGTCTGGCACTACATCGACGAACGGCGCAAGGGCGAGCCGCGCGACGACATGTTGGGCGCCCTGCTGTCCGCCGATGTCGACGGCGAGCCGTTGTCGGACGAGATGGTGTTCTCGATCGTGAATCTGATCATGGCGGGTGGCTTCGACACCACGACCGCGGTGACCGCCAGCGCCCTGATCTATCTGGCCGACCACCCCGAGCAACGCCAGCGACTCATCGACGATCCGGACCTGATTCCGCAGGCGTGTGAGGAATTCCTGCGGTATTTCACGCCGCAGCAGGGTCTTGCCCGCACCGTCACCAAGCCGGTGTCGATCGGGGGCGCCGACATCGCACCCGGCGAGCGGGTGCTGCTGAGCTGGGCCTCGGCGAACCGTGACGAGACCGTCTTCGACCGTCCCGACGACGTCATCCTGGACCGGTTCCCCAACCGGCACACCACGTTCGGCATCGGCATACACCGCTGCCTCGGCTCGCACATCGCCCGCCTCGAGCTCATCACCATGGTCAGTCAGGTGCTCGAGCGCATGCCTGACTACAAGGTCGACCACAACAGGGCCACGCAGTATCCCACCATCGGCATCATCAACGGTTGGGTGAATGCACCGGCCACCTTCACCCCGGGCACCCGGGTCACTGACGAGTCGCTGCCGGGCTGA